The following proteins are co-located in the Acidimicrobiales bacterium genome:
- a CDS encoding FliM/FliN family flagellar motor switch protein has product MSLLDLQAPANVPEHVVAGVRDQLEFLAPKCGLAVTAVIGREAGLRIGTVEATAHDELSADHVWYRVGTPGRRCAALMIDVPAVARLAELFMGGSGSGGDRVPSALELSIVERRLGSLLSGFDDVLGAFGVDGHEVAAVDPADFNPEPHQVRAQIEVVIEAIAIPFILVLPASNHAVHTNAPIDSSSVFAEALRDIPLSVSIRFESVILTAEELDELEPGDVIRLEQPANASLVGIVDNHRVFTGRAGRHGRRLALEIFEVSQ; this is encoded by the coding sequence ATGTCGCTCCTGGATCTGCAAGCGCCGGCGAACGTGCCGGAGCACGTCGTGGCCGGCGTGCGGGACCAGCTTGAGTTCCTCGCGCCCAAGTGCGGCCTGGCCGTTACGGCCGTCATCGGTCGGGAAGCGGGCCTGCGTATCGGCACGGTCGAAGCCACCGCCCACGACGAGCTGTCGGCCGACCACGTCTGGTACCGGGTGGGTACGCCGGGCCGGCGCTGCGCGGCGCTGATGATCGACGTTCCGGCCGTCGCCCGCCTGGCCGAGTTGTTCATGGGCGGCAGCGGCTCCGGCGGTGATCGTGTGCCCTCGGCCCTGGAGCTGTCGATCGTCGAGCGCCGCCTCGGCTCACTGCTCAGCGGCTTCGACGACGTGCTCGGCGCTTTCGGCGTGGATGGCCACGAGGTGGCCGCCGTGGACCCCGCCGACTTCAATCCCGAGCCCCACCAGGTGCGGGCGCAGATCGAAGTCGTGATCGAGGCCATCGCCATCCCGTTCATCCTCGTGCTGCCGGCGTCGAACCACGCGGTGCACACCAACGCACCGATCGATTCGTCGTCGGTATTCGCCGAAGCGCTGCGCGACATTCCGCTGTCGGTGTCGATTCGCTTCGAATCCGTGATCCTGACCGCCGAGGAGCTCGACGAGCTCGAGCCCGGCGACGTCATCCGCCTCGAGCAGCCGGCGAACGCGTCGCTCGTCGGCATCGTCGACAACCACCGG